From Saprospiraceae bacterium, one genomic window encodes:
- a CDS encoding lysophospholipid acyltransferase family protein, which produces MLVYFLVRFVIWNFSWWNFAIVNRASQILSWFLRNVLRYRRKVMEENLKNCIPQLSPSELNHTIRQSYLNLSDVLLESIKGLSMSEIRLADRTKIIRAEMVEEYLNRGQSVICVCGHYANWEWAVLSIGYRFKHKAIGIYKKINNRWVEDYIKKLRAKCTMKLLTTHETRFIQDEIPKGKLILLISDQNPSNIRDAIWVKFFGRDTACLHGLEKYATTYQLPVIYMEMKRTSRSNYQMEFAMLCEKPSELAKGELTQLFMSRLEKTIRENPSDWLWSHKRWKHQRQ; this is translated from the coding sequence ATGCTGGTATATTTTTTGGTTAGATTTGTCATCTGGAACTTCAGTTGGTGGAATTTTGCGATCGTCAACAGGGCTTCGCAAATATTGTCATGGTTTCTAAGGAATGTACTGAGATACCGCAGGAAGGTCATGGAAGAAAATCTGAAGAATTGTATCCCACAGCTTTCACCTTCTGAACTTAATCATACCATTCGCCAAAGTTATCTGAACTTATCCGATGTGCTGTTGGAGTCTATCAAAGGACTAAGCATGTCCGAGATTCGGCTGGCGGATCGAACCAAGATCATCCGGGCAGAGATGGTGGAAGAATATTTGAATCGAGGTCAATCTGTCATCTGTGTTTGCGGACATTACGCCAATTGGGAATGGGCAGTTTTGTCCATCGGATACCGCTTTAAACATAAAGCAATTGGCATTTACAAGAAAATCAACAACCGATGGGTGGAGGATTATATCAAAAAACTGAGGGCCAAATGCACTATGAAACTATTGACCACCCATGAGACCCGATTTATTCAGGATGAAATTCCCAAAGGCAAACTGATCTTATTGATATCAGATCAAAATCCCTCCAACATCCGTGATGCCATTTGGGTGAAATTTTTTGGAAGAGATACTGCATGTTTGCATGGTCTTGAGAAATATGCAACGACCTATCAATTACCGGTCATCTATATGGAGATGAAAAGGACCAGTCGATCCAATTATCAAATGGAATTTGCGATGCTTTGCGAAAAACCATCTGAACTTGCAAAAGGAGAGTTGACCCAATTGTTTATGTCGCGACTGGAAAAAACCATTCGGGAAAATCCATCAGACTGGCTTTGGTCGCATAAGAGGTGGAAGCATCAACGACAATGA
- the uvrB gene encoding excinuclease ABC subunit UvrB, translated as MSDFKLNSSYQPSGDQPDAIRQLTEGINNNERAQVLLGVTGSGKTFTIANVIAATNKPTLVLSHNKTLTAQLYGEFKEFFPDNAVEYFVSYYDYYQPEAYVSVTDTYIEKDLSINEEVDRLRLKATSAILSGRRDVIVVATVSCIFGMGNPEDYKAGIIRLQKGQILSRNQFLYRLVDSLYSRTESDLNRGQFRVKGDTVDIHLPYIERGLRVHFFGDQVEQLDEFELSSGKKISSMDFAAVFPANLYVAPKDRFKSVLVHIENEMFEQKKYFISEGKYLEAKRIEERTQLDLEMMRELGYCSGIENYSRFFDGRVQGTRPFCLLDYFPDDYLLVIDESHVTIPQIRGMWGGDRARKMNLVQFGFRLPSALDNRPLSFEEFEQQIHQVIFVSATPADYEMGQTEGLVVEQVVRPTGLLDPPIDLRPSMNQIDDLLDEIQQRKEKGERVLVTTLTKRMSEELSKYFQNLNLRCKYIHSEVDTMERVEILRDLRLGEFDVLVGVNLLREGLDLPEVSLVAILDADKEGFLRNARSLTQTAGRAARNANGLVIFYADKMTDSMRKTIEETERRRAKQMAYNVEHGITPTTLSKSREEIMEKSSILDLRGKGSKIYTGPDEPLSMAADPLVDYLSRPQIEKLILEAEKKMKEAAKDLDFITAARYRDEMQALKKKLQGI; from the coding sequence ATGTCAGATTTCAAATTAAATTCATCCTATCAACCATCAGGAGATCAACCGGATGCCATCCGTCAACTTACGGAAGGAATAAACAACAATGAGCGCGCCCAGGTTTTGTTGGGTGTCACCGGATCGGGAAAAACTTTCACCATTGCAAATGTCATTGCAGCCACCAACAAGCCCACTTTGGTCTTGTCGCACAATAAGACACTGACGGCACAACTGTATGGTGAATTTAAGGAGTTCTTTCCGGACAATGCGGTGGAGTACTTTGTAAGTTACTACGATTACTATCAACCGGAAGCCTATGTATCGGTCACAGATACCTACATCGAAAAAGACCTCTCGATCAATGAGGAAGTGGATCGACTCCGACTGAAGGCCACTTCTGCTATCTTATCAGGGAGGAGGGACGTGATTGTTGTGGCTACGGTGTCCTGTATATTTGGAATGGGTAATCCGGAAGACTACAAAGCCGGAATCATTCGGTTGCAAAAGGGACAGATACTGTCGAGAAATCAGTTTTTGTACCGTTTGGTGGACAGTCTGTACAGCAGGACAGAAAGCGATCTCAACAGAGGACAGTTTAGGGTAAAAGGTGATACCGTGGACATTCATCTACCGTATATTGAAAGAGGGCTTCGCGTCCATTTTTTTGGAGATCAGGTCGAGCAACTCGATGAGTTTGAACTCAGCTCAGGGAAGAAGATCAGCAGCATGGATTTTGCTGCAGTTTTTCCGGCAAACCTGTACGTTGCGCCCAAAGACCGTTTTAAATCTGTATTGGTACATATCGAGAATGAAATGTTTGAACAGAAAAAATATTTTATTTCTGAAGGAAAATATTTAGAAGCCAAACGGATTGAAGAACGCACCCAATTGGATTTGGAAATGATGCGTGAATTGGGATATTGCAGTGGCATCGAAAACTATTCGAGATTTTTTGACGGGCGGGTCCAGGGCACCCGGCCTTTTTGCCTACTGGACTATTTTCCGGATGACTATTTGCTCGTGATTGATGAGAGTCATGTGACCATACCTCAGATCCGAGGCATGTGGGGAGGTGACCGTGCGAGAAAAATGAACCTGGTACAATTTGGATTTAGATTGCCATCTGCCCTTGACAATCGCCCTTTGAGTTTTGAAGAATTTGAACAACAGATTCACCAGGTTATTTTCGTGAGTGCAACGCCAGCGGATTATGAAATGGGGCAAACTGAAGGATTGGTGGTAGAACAGGTGGTCAGACCCACCGGACTGCTCGATCCTCCCATCGACCTGCGCCCTTCCATGAATCAAATCGATGATTTATTGGATGAGATTCAGCAAAGAAAAGAAAAAGGAGAAAGAGTATTGGTTACCACTCTCACCAAACGAATGTCAGAAGAGCTGTCCAAGTATTTTCAAAATCTGAATCTGAGGTGCAAATACATACATTCGGAGGTGGACACGATGGAACGTGTTGAAATCCTGAGGGATCTTAGGTTGGGAGAATTTGATGTGTTGGTGGGCGTCAATTTGTTGAGAGAGGGATTGGATTTGCCGGAAGTTTCTTTGGTGGCCATTCTCGATGCAGACAAAGAGGGTTTTTTAAGAAACGCACGTTCATTAACACAAACAGCCGGAAGAGCCGCGAGAAACGCCAATGGACTGGTCATTTTTTACGCAGATAAAATGACCGACAGCATGCGCAAAACCATTGAAGAAACAGAAAGAAGAAGGGCAAAGCAGATGGCCTACAATGTTGAACACGGGATCACACCGACTACTTTGAGTAAATCGAGAGAAGAAATCATGGAAAAATCTTCCATCTTGGATTTAAGAGGAAAGGGCAGCAAAATATACACCGGACCGGACGAACCATTGTCAATGGCAGCAGATCCTTTGGTCGATTATTTATCAAGACCGCAAATTGAAAAGCTGATCCTTGAGGCTGAGAAAAAAATGAAAGAGGCAGCCAAAGATCTTGATTTCATTACAGCAGCAAGATACCGGGATGAGATGCAGGCGCTTAAGAAAAAATTGCAGGGAATTTGA
- a CDS encoding alpha/beta fold hydrolase — MESVKLHFKKQGSGPALYILHGLLGSLDNWQTVANSLTDEFTVFLVDLRNHGRSPHTQDMNYPLMAADVLQLIEEQSTEPVFILGHSMGGKVVMQCLAENSDLFRKAIIADIGPKKYAGGHESILQAMSSMDLSQLAKRSDADELLKISIPDFGTRQFILKNLDRASENGFQWKCNLTAIIANYPKIMDKIKFENPVATPVLFLSGGNSNYISLDDHNSIRYMFSKAQFQSITDAGHWVHAEKTKETIEAIKKYFG, encoded by the coding sequence ATGGAGAGTGTTAAATTGCATTTTAAAAAACAAGGTTCGGGACCAGCGCTTTATATTCTGCATGGATTGTTGGGAAGTCTGGACAATTGGCAGACCGTGGCCAATTCTTTGACAGATGAATTTACCGTCTTCCTTGTGGATTTGCGCAACCACGGAAGGTCTCCACACACTCAGGACATGAACTACCCGCTGATGGCCGCTGATGTTCTGCAACTCATCGAAGAACAGTCCACCGAACCTGTATTTATCCTTGGTCACTCGATGGGAGGAAAAGTCGTGATGCAATGTCTTGCTGAGAATTCTGATTTGTTTAGAAAAGCGATCATAGCCGACATCGGACCCAAAAAATATGCAGGTGGTCATGAATCCATTCTGCAAGCCATGAGCAGTATGGATTTATCGCAACTGGCAAAAAGATCTGACGCCGATGAATTATTAAAAATAAGTATTCCTGATTTTGGGACCAGACAATTTATATTGAAAAATCTGGATAGAGCATCAGAAAATGGTTTTCAATGGAAGTGCAATTTAACTGCAATCATCGCCAACTATCCCAAAATTATGGATAAAATTAAATTTGAAAATCCAGTCGCAACACCCGTTTTGTTTTTATCCGGCGGAAATTCCAATTATATTTCTTTGGATGATCACAATTCCATCCGTTATATGTTTTCAAAGGCCCAATTTCAATCTATCACAGATGCCGGTCATTGGGTTCATGCGGAAAAAACAAAAGAAACGATTGAGGCCATCAAAAAATATTTTGGTTGA
- a CDS encoding GH92 family glycosyl hydrolase, whose amino-acid sequence MTNLTKKYTSILAAKIIQSQVLGLSYIWTAMHKKGIWLCLLIHLFFLTHLSGQLYRHVNPFIGTGGHGHTFPGPVRPFGMVQLGPDTRLEGWDGCSGYHYSDSVIYGFSHTHLSGTGVPDYCDVLIQPGTGKLSIQDGFERLPNISSPFKKKNEKAEAGYYSVVLDRYKTKVSLTTTLRTGLHQYEFPDQNKEKWIAIDLRHRDKILSAGFENISKQSISGHRFSSAWASDQKLFFHIRTSSPIQKHRMSRDSTQLICFFDPAVKTVLLQCAISPVDVSGAEFNMEMEWAGFDFQQTLFDCREAWENILSRVKIKDDKWQQDQWSIFYTALYHLCIHPSLYQDADQRYRGMDGKIYKGNRNYPRYTVFSLWDTYRAAHPFYQLVYPDYNYHFIQSFLGQFKESRRLPVWELSNNETYCMIGNHSLPVLSYAVLDKHPAFPLKRDPLAAAAKATMALDFSCLNNFRTGYISSDLCSESVSKTLENSVDMAALDLLLGQDGEEKYYYQNLFNPETGFFQAKLNHKFLSPFDPREVNFHFTEANAWQYVFGAHHDPVGMMQCFAAGNPLNQRNALEKKLDAMFTAESKLTGRAQSDITGLIGQYAHGNEPSHHVAYLYNYAGRHDKTIKYVSYIMQSFYHNKPDGLSGNEDCGQMSAWYLWSTLGLYPLMAVTPLLDPGVPMADQITISPAMSSSIVIKKDQNRGQKQIGKILHNKKHVQQPIHLRPGDRVVFEYSDTDKWNTYSDEWLDLQTNHYKPMPYLYKGDRVFDKTQEIQIKSLYPENIFYHVKSEGTQKKIYQNPIRISSSDEICFQLEINQDHNNWCCAKFDPRPCGFQFKLMTEYAPVYSAGGDQAMMDGLSGSRDFRDGLWQGFFGTDVEAEIILDSIQHLKNISISCLQDQKSWILLPKWVEFIFSSDGIRWQEPVKIGHDVSASTDESLTHRFESESTGPIKKIKIKVHNAGPLPEWHLSMGEKSWLFIDEIKLDFQK is encoded by the coding sequence ATGACAAATCTAACCAAAAAATATACCAGCATATTGGCCGCAAAAATAATCCAAAGTCAAGTGTTGGGCCTGAGCTATATTTGGACCGCGATGCATAAAAAAGGAATATGGCTTTGCCTCTTGATACATTTGTTTTTTCTGACCCATTTGTCGGGTCAACTCTACCGCCATGTCAATCCCTTTATTGGCACCGGTGGTCATGGTCATACCTTTCCGGGCCCTGTGCGACCTTTTGGAATGGTACAGCTGGGTCCTGATACCCGATTGGAAGGTTGGGATGGATGTTCCGGATATCACTACAGCGATTCTGTGATTTATGGCTTTAGTCACACCCATTTGTCAGGTACAGGTGTCCCGGATTATTGTGATGTGTTGATCCAGCCGGGTACCGGGAAGTTATCGATCCAGGATGGATTTGAGCGTCTTCCCAATATCTCCTCTCCTTTCAAAAAGAAGAATGAGAAAGCCGAGGCGGGTTATTATTCGGTTGTTTTGGACCGTTACAAAACAAAAGTAAGCCTAACCACTACCCTCAGAACCGGCCTGCACCAGTATGAATTCCCGGATCAGAACAAAGAAAAATGGATCGCGATTGATTTGAGACACAGGGACAAAATTTTATCTGCAGGGTTTGAAAATATCTCCAAGCAGTCGATAAGCGGGCATCGGTTTTCCTCGGCCTGGGCCTCGGACCAGAAATTATTTTTCCACATCAGGACCTCGAGTCCCATCCAAAAACATCGGATGAGCAGGGATTCGACCCAGCTGATTTGCTTTTTTGATCCTGCTGTAAAAACTGTTCTCCTGCAATGCGCCATTTCTCCCGTGGATGTGAGTGGTGCTGAATTCAATATGGAAATGGAATGGGCCGGATTTGATTTTCAGCAAACTTTATTCGATTGCAGAGAAGCCTGGGAAAATATATTATCGCGGGTCAAAATTAAGGACGACAAGTGGCAACAGGATCAGTGGTCGATTTTTTATACCGCGCTCTATCATCTCTGTATTCACCCTTCCCTCTATCAGGATGCTGATCAGCGGTACAGGGGCATGGATGGAAAAATTTACAAAGGCAATCGAAACTATCCAAGATATACTGTTTTTTCTTTGTGGGATACGTATCGCGCCGCTCATCCTTTCTATCAACTGGTGTATCCTGATTACAATTATCATTTCATCCAAAGTTTTTTAGGCCAGTTTAAAGAAAGTAGAAGGTTGCCGGTATGGGAGCTCAGCAACAACGAAACTTATTGTATGATCGGCAATCATTCCTTACCGGTACTGTCTTATGCGGTCTTAGATAAGCATCCTGCCTTTCCTTTAAAGCGCGATCCTTTGGCTGCCGCTGCAAAAGCGACCATGGCCTTGGATTTTTCCTGTCTGAATAATTTTAGAACCGGATATATATCTTCAGATCTATGCAGCGAATCGGTCAGCAAAACTTTGGAAAACAGTGTGGACATGGCAGCATTGGATTTGTTGTTGGGACAGGATGGTGAGGAGAAGTATTATTATCAAAATTTATTCAATCCGGAAACCGGATTTTTTCAGGCAAAATTAAACCACAAATTTCTAAGTCCCTTTGACCCACGTGAGGTGAATTTTCATTTCACCGAAGCGAATGCCTGGCAATATGTCTTTGGCGCCCACCATGATCCCGTTGGTATGATGCAATGTTTTGCAGCCGGCAACCCACTAAATCAAAGAAATGCTCTGGAAAAAAAATTGGATGCAATGTTTACAGCAGAATCCAAACTTACAGGCAGGGCTCAATCGGATATCACCGGACTGATCGGACAATATGCACACGGCAATGAACCCAGCCATCACGTGGCTTATCTGTACAACTATGCAGGAAGGCATGATAAAACGATAAAGTATGTGAGTTATATCATGCAGTCCTTTTATCACAACAAACCCGACGGATTGAGTGGAAATGAAGACTGTGGCCAGATGTCTGCCTGGTATCTGTGGAGTACTCTGGGACTTTATCCGCTGATGGCGGTTACGCCTTTGTTGGATCCCGGTGTTCCGATGGCAGATCAAATTACCATCAGTCCTGCCATGTCCAGTTCGATTGTGATCAAAAAAGATCAAAATCGGGGTCAAAAACAAATTGGGAAAATCCTTCACAATAAAAAGCATGTTCAACAACCCATTCATTTAAGACCGGGTGATCGGGTGGTTTTCGAGTACAGTGATACTGATAAATGGAATACCTACAGTGATGAATGGTTAGACCTACAAACCAATCACTACAAACCCATGCCTTATCTCTATAAAGGAGACAGGGTTTTTGATAAGACGCAGGAAATCCAAATCAAATCACTTTATCCTGAAAACATCTTTTATCATGTAAAGTCAGAAGGAACTCAGAAAAAAATATACCAGAATCCCATCCGTATTTCTTCATCAGATGAAATTTGTTTTCAGCTTGAAATAAATCAGGACCACAATAATTGGTGTTGTGCAAAATTTGACCCCCGACCCTGCGGCTTTCAATTCAAGCTGATGACAGAATACGCGCCTGTGTATTCTGCAGGCGGAGATCAGGCCATGATGGATGGTTTGAGTGGAAGCAGGGATTTCAGAGATGGCTTGTGGCAGGGATTTTTCGGCACAGATGTAGAAGCTGAAATAATTTTGGATTCAATACAGCATTTAAAAAATATTTCCATCTCCTGTCTGCAGGATCAAAAATCCTGGATTTTATTGCCGAAATGGGTTGAATTTATATTTTCATCCGATGGCATCCGATGGCAGGAACCTGTTAAAATCGGACATGATGTTTCTGCTTCAACAGATGAATCTCTGACCCATCGGTTTGAATCCGAATCTACAGGACCCATCAAAAAGATAAAAATCAAAGTGCACAATGCGGGACCCTTGCCCGAATGGCATTTGTCCATGGGCGAGAAGAGTTGGTTGTTTATCGACGAAATAAAACTGGATTTTCAAAAATGA